A window of the Alphaproteobacteria bacterium genome harbors these coding sequences:
- a CDS encoding ABC transporter ATP-binding protein — MSEALLSIENLRVEFPTRRGTLVAVDGVSLHIDPGEILGVVGESGAGKSMTGNAVIGLLEPPGRVAGGSIRLAGERIDDLPYEKMRRIRGRHIGAIFQDPLTSLNPLYTVSRQLVETITTHLDVSDKEARDQALSLLEEVGIPSAAERIDHYPHQFSGGMRQRVVIALALCANPRLIIADEPTTALDVSIQAQIIALLKRLCQEHGTAVMLVTHDMGVIAEAADRVAVMYAGRLVEVGAVREVVKNARHPYTRGLMGSIPAIGHDVERLTQIDGAMPRLTQIPPGCAFNPRCSEAQERCRSERPELVPVEASQVSCWLFAETGATVDA; from the coding sequence ATGTCCGAGGCTCTCCTCAGCATCGAAAACCTGCGCGTCGAATTTCCCACCCGGCGCGGGACCCTGGTGGCCGTCGATGGCGTCTCGCTGCACATCGATCCCGGCGAGATCCTGGGCGTGGTGGGCGAGTCGGGGGCCGGCAAGTCGATGACCGGCAATGCCGTGATCGGTCTGCTGGAGCCGCCCGGACGGGTGGCCGGTGGCAGCATTCGGCTGGCTGGCGAGCGCATTGACGATTTGCCCTACGAGAAGATGCGCCGGATCCGCGGCCGCCACATCGGTGCCATCTTCCAGGACCCGTTGACCAGCCTCAATCCGCTCTACACCGTCAGCCGCCAGCTCGTCGAAACCATCACCACGCATCTGGACGTCAGCGACAAGGAAGCCCGCGACCAGGCGCTCTCGCTGCTCGAAGAAGTCGGCATTCCCAGCGCCGCCGAGCGCATCGACCACTACCCCCACCAGTTCTCCGGTGGCATGCGTCAGCGCGTGGTCATCGCGCTCGCGCTCTGCGCCAATCCCCGGCTGATCATCGCCGACGAGCCGACCACGGCGCTCGACGTCTCGATTCAGGCCCAGATCATCGCGCTGCTGAAACGGCTGTGCCAGGAACACGGCACCGCCGTCATGCTGGTTACCCACGACATGGGCGTGATCGCCGAGGCGGCCGACCGGGTGGCCGTGATGTACGCCGGCCGTTTGGTCGAGGTCGGCGCCGTGCGCGAGGTCGTGAAAAACGCCCGCCACCCCTACACCCGGGGCCTGATGGGCTCGATCCCTGCCATCGGCCACGACGTCGAACGGCTGACCCAGATCGACGGCGCCATGCCGCGGCTGACCCAGATCCCGCCCGGCTGCGCCTTCAATCCGCGTTGCTCCGAGGCGCAGGAGCGCTGCCGAAGCGAGCGTCCCGAGCTGGTGCCGGTGGAAGCCTCGCAGGTCTCGTGCTGGCTGTTTGCCGAAACCGGAGCAACCGTCGATGCCTGA
- a CDS encoding ATP-binding cassette domain-containing protein, whose translation MPEAPILQVSGLARYFDVSPPLLNRLIEGRGCQVVKAVDGVDFEIRKGRTFSLVGESGCGKSTVARLIVGLYQPTQGRITFEGADLGAIARAKELAAVRSRMQMIFQDPFASLNPRWRVADIVAEPIRHRRLLSGQRAISGRVGELLLQVGLATEDGEKYPHEFSGGQRQRISIARALAGDPDFLVCDEPTSALDVSVQAQILNLMKDLQRQFDLTYLFISHDLAVVYHISDEVGVMYLGRLCEWADTSTLFGRPQHPYTRFLLDAIPDLDMTGRQRIPVAGEVPSPINPPSGCAFHPRCPFADQRCRSQRPEALPSGQAMVACHGVEEGRLPEDHRAAPDQPLV comes from the coding sequence ATGCCTGAGGCGCCAATCCTGCAGGTCAGCGGCCTGGCACGCTATTTCGACGTCTCGCCACCGCTGCTGAACCGCCTCATCGAGGGCCGCGGGTGCCAGGTCGTCAAGGCTGTCGACGGCGTCGATTTCGAAATCCGCAAGGGCCGCACCTTCTCGCTAGTCGGTGAATCGGGCTGCGGCAAGTCGACCGTGGCCCGCCTCATCGTCGGGCTCTACCAACCGACCCAGGGCCGCATCACCTTCGAGGGCGCCGATCTGGGCGCCATCGCCCGGGCCAAGGAGCTGGCGGCCGTGCGCAGCCGCATGCAGATGATCTTCCAGGACCCCTTCGCCTCGCTCAATCCACGCTGGCGGGTGGCCGACATCGTGGCCGAGCCGATCCGCCACCGCCGCCTGCTCAGTGGCCAGCGCGCCATCAGCGGCCGCGTCGGCGAACTCTTGTTGCAGGTCGGGCTCGCGACCGAGGACGGCGAAAAGTACCCGCACGAATTTTCCGGCGGCCAGCGCCAGCGCATCTCCATCGCCCGGGCGCTGGCCGGCGATCCCGATTTCCTGGTCTGCGACGAGCCGACCTCGGCGCTCGACGTCTCGGTGCAGGCCCAGATCCTTAATCTCATGAAGGATCTGCAACGCCAGTTCGACCTCACCTATCTCTTTATCAGCCACGATCTGGCGGTGGTCTACCATATCTCCGACGAGGTCGGCGTGATGTACCTGGGAAGGCTTTGCGAATGGGCCGACACGAGTACGCTCTTTGGCCGGCCGCAACACCCCTATACGCGCTTTCTGCTCGACGCCATTCCCGACCTCGACATGACCGGCCGCCAGCGCATTCCGGTGGCCGGCGAGGTGCCGAGCCCGATCAATCCGCCGTCGGGCTGCGCCTTTCACCCGCGCTGCCCCTTCGCCGACCAGCGCTGCCGCAGCCAACGGCCCGAGGCGCTGCCCTCGGGCCAGGCCATGGTGGCCTGCCATGGCGTGGAGGAGGGCAGGCTGCCCGAGGATCACAGGGCGGCACCGGATCAGCCATTAGTCTAA
- a CDS encoding amidohydrolase family protein codes for MSTLFAGGLVFDGSGTLLDDHGVMIAEGRVQRLAPLAEFEGFAGERVDTTGATLMPGLFDCHVHLCFGGEPDPFKTLTELSDGAVALKVLDNAQKALRGGVTALRDCGGKDYLEFAARDACNAGTFAGPTIRASGRVICMTGGHGNRIGRVADGVDEVVKAAREQIHAGCDLVKIMATGGVMTPGVNPEDAHYSAEEMAAGISEAQRFHKPTATHAQGRDGILNAVRGGISSVEHGIYLDERCVEEMVERGTYLVATLGAINNILVNTDQGIPDYAIEKSQRVAEIHRQAIRLFYKAGGKLAAGTDAGTPFNLHGDNARELGYLVDVGVSPSDALVAATGNAAALNRIEDEGRIAEGNRADLLLVAGNPVADIQAAADKANHRAVIKRGNVVAGSLDAQ; via the coding sequence ATGTCGACACTTTTTGCCGGGGGCTTGGTTTTCGACGGCAGCGGAACGCTTCTCGATGACCACGGGGTGATGATCGCCGAGGGCCGGGTGCAGCGCCTGGCGCCGCTGGCGGAATTCGAGGGCTTCGCCGGTGAACGCGTCGACACCACGGGCGCCACTTTGATGCCCGGGCTTTTCGATTGCCACGTCCACCTCTGCTTTGGCGGCGAGCCCGATCCCTTCAAGACCCTGACCGAGCTCTCCGACGGCGCCGTCGCGCTAAAGGTTCTGGATAACGCCCAGAAGGCCTTGCGCGGCGGGGTCACGGCGTTGCGCGACTGCGGCGGCAAGGATTACCTCGAGTTCGCCGCCCGCGACGCCTGCAACGCCGGCACCTTCGCCGGCCCCACCATCCGCGCCTCGGGCCGCGTGATTTGCATGACCGGTGGCCACGGCAACCGCATCGGCCGCGTCGCCGACGGCGTCGACGAGGTGGTCAAGGCGGCGCGCGAGCAGATCCACGCCGGCTGCGACCTGGTCAAGATCATGGCCACCGGCGGCGTCATGACGCCCGGCGTCAACCCCGAGGACGCCCACTACAGCGCCGAGGAAATGGCTGCCGGTATCAGTGAGGCCCAGCGCTTCCACAAACCCACGGCAACCCACGCCCAGGGCCGCGACGGCATCCTCAATGCCGTGCGCGGCGGCATCAGCTCGGTCGAGCACGGCATCTACCTGGACGAGCGCTGTGTCGAGGAAATGGTCGAGCGCGGCACCTACCTGGTGGCGACGCTGGGGGCGATCAACAATATTCTCGTCAATACCGACCAGGGCATCCCCGACTACGCCATCGAAAAATCCCAACGGGTGGCGGAAATCCACCGCCAGGCCATCCGGCTGTTCTACAAGGCCGGCGGCAAGCTGGCGGCCGGCACCGATGCCGGCACGCCCTTCAACCTGCACGGCGACAACGCCCGCGAGCTGGGTTACCTGGTCGACGTCGGCGTCTCGCCCAGCGACGCCCTGGTGGCTGCCACCGGCAATGCGGCTGCCCTCAACCGCATCGAAGACGAAGGCCGCATCGCCGAGGGCAACCGTGCCGATCTGCTGCTGGTCGCTGGCAACCCGGTGGCCGACATCCAGGCGGCTGCCGACAAGGCCAACCACCGCGCCGTGATCAAGCGCGGCAACGTCGTCGCCGGCAGCCTGGACGCCCAGTAA